Proteins from a genomic interval of Ensifer canadensis:
- the lhpI gene encoding cis-3-hydroxy-L-proline dehydratase, translating into MNNPFSARSILGGTAEGPIVAAPEALSFWGGVDPATGAVIDVHHPLHGTCLTGSILMMPSSRGSCTGSGVLLDLALTGRAPAALIFSEAEDVLTLGALIAAEMFGKPLPVLRLSSDAFAALVEAKTARITDTAIVADGLTIEIAPLATAALDLDEADLAMLDGRNGVAVEVAMRIICAMAAQQGATRLVSVTQGHIDGCIYASPANLTFAEKMADMGARVRLPTTMNAISVDRANWQAQGVPASFGDPAARLADAYVRMGCRPTFTCSPYLLDSAPEAGEAIAWAESNAVIYANTVLGARTAKHPDFLDLCIALTGRAPLSGVYLDEHRKAQRVIDVELPEGVDDAFWPLIGYLAGRAAPDCIPLLRGLPAAKPSSDDLKALCAAFGTTSAAPMLHIEGVTPEAEGAASSEAGTVAITRAEMAAAWTLLNDGPEDVDLVAIGSPHASLSECRALAAALAGRKRHGDVAVIVTAGHQVIAAARAEGTLAALEASGVQVLPDLCWCSISEPVFPTRTRALMTNSGKYAHYGPGLSGRAVRLGNLADCVTAALTGRVQARLPIWLSPAGR; encoded by the coding sequence ATGAACAATCCTTTCTCCGCTCGCAGTATCCTTGGCGGCACGGCCGAGGGGCCGATCGTTGCCGCACCGGAAGCGCTGAGCTTCTGGGGTGGTGTCGATCCGGCGACCGGAGCGGTGATCGATGTTCACCACCCGCTGCACGGGACCTGTCTCACGGGCAGTATCCTGATGATGCCGTCGAGCCGGGGCTCCTGCACCGGCTCGGGCGTGCTGCTCGATCTCGCGCTGACCGGCCGTGCACCGGCAGCCCTGATCTTTTCCGAAGCCGAGGACGTCCTGACCCTCGGCGCGCTGATTGCAGCCGAGATGTTCGGCAAGCCGCTGCCCGTCCTGCGCCTTTCGTCCGATGCCTTCGCAGCGCTCGTTGAGGCGAAGACTGCACGCATTACCGATACGGCGATCGTGGCCGACGGCCTGACGATCGAAATCGCACCGCTTGCGACCGCAGCGCTCGATCTTGATGAAGCGGACCTGGCCATGCTGGATGGCCGCAACGGCGTAGCGGTTGAGGTCGCCATGCGCATCATCTGCGCCATGGCGGCGCAGCAGGGCGCAACACGCCTCGTCAGCGTGACGCAAGGGCATATCGACGGCTGCATCTATGCCAGCCCCGCCAATCTCACCTTCGCCGAAAAAATGGCGGATATGGGCGCGCGGGTCCGGCTGCCGACGACAATGAACGCCATCTCTGTCGACCGCGCCAACTGGCAGGCGCAGGGTGTGCCGGCCTCGTTCGGCGATCCGGCCGCGCGGCTGGCCGACGCCTATGTCCGCATGGGCTGCCGTCCAACCTTCACCTGCTCCCCCTATCTGCTCGACAGCGCGCCTGAGGCCGGAGAGGCAATTGCCTGGGCGGAATCCAACGCCGTCATCTACGCCAATACGGTGCTCGGCGCCCGCACCGCGAAGCATCCGGATTTCCTCGACCTCTGCATCGCGCTGACCGGCCGCGCACCGCTCTCCGGCGTCTATCTCGACGAACACCGCAAGGCCCAACGGGTGATCGACGTGGAGCTGCCTGAAGGGGTGGACGACGCTTTCTGGCCGCTCATCGGCTATCTCGCTGGGCGGGCTGCACCCGATTGCATCCCGCTTCTGCGTGGCCTCCCGGCTGCAAAGCCTTCGTCCGACGACCTGAAGGCGCTGTGCGCTGCCTTCGGCACCACATCGGCAGCGCCGATGTTGCACATTGAAGGTGTCACGCCGGAGGCGGAAGGTGCTGCGTCAAGCGAAGCTGGCACTGTTGCAATCACCCGCGCCGAGATGGCGGCCGCCTGGACCCTGTTGAACGACGGACCGGAGGATGTGGACCTGGTCGCCATCGGCAGCCCCCACGCCTCGCTGAGCGAATGTCGGGCTCTGGCGGCAGCGCTTGCCGGTCGCAAACGTCACGGGGATGTAGCGGTGATCGTTACGGCCGGCCATCAGGTGATTGCCGCTGCGCGGGCGGAAGGGACACTTGCCGCCCTGGAGGCAAGCGGTGTGCAGGTCCTGCCCGACCTCTGTTGGTGCTCGATCTCTGAACCGGTGTTCCCGACGCGAACCCGCGCGCTGATGACCAATTCCGGCAAATATGCCCATTACGGCCCCGGCCTCTCCGGCCGTGCGGTGCGCCTCGGAAACCTTGCCGATTGCGTGACGGCTGCGCTGACCGGGCGCGTTCAAGCGCGGCTGCCGATTTGGCTCTCCCCGGCAGGCCGGTAA
- a CDS encoding 4-hydroxyproline epimerase — translation MATYTFSCIDGHTCGNPVRLVSGGGPRLEGANMLEKRAHFLREFDWIRTGLMFEPRGHDMMSGSILYPPTRPDCDVAVLFIETSGCLPMCGHGTIGTITMAIENGLITPREPGKLSIDAPAGKVDIRYRQEGRFVEEVRLTNVPGFLYAEGLTAEVEGLGEIVVDVAYGGNFYAIVEPQKNFRDMADHTAGELIGWSPKLRAALNAKYEFVHPEHPEIKGLSHIQWTGKPTQAEAHARNAVFYGEKAIDRSPCGTGTSARMAQLAAKGKLKVGDEFVHESIIGSLFKGRVEAATKVADRDAIIPSIAGWARMTGINTIFIDDRDPFAHGFVVK, via the coding sequence ATGGCCACCTACACCTTCTCCTGTATCGACGGGCACACCTGCGGCAATCCCGTCCGCCTCGTTTCCGGCGGCGGTCCTCGTCTTGAGGGCGCCAACATGCTGGAAAAACGCGCCCATTTCCTCAGAGAATTCGACTGGATCCGCACCGGCCTGATGTTCGAGCCGCGCGGACATGACATGATGTCCGGCTCGATCCTCTATCCGCCGACACGGCCCGATTGCGATGTCGCCGTGCTGTTCATCGAGACCTCCGGCTGCCTGCCGATGTGCGGCCACGGTACCATCGGCACGATCACCATGGCGATCGAGAACGGGCTGATCACGCCGCGCGAACCCGGCAAGCTGTCGATCGACGCGCCTGCCGGTAAGGTCGACATCCGCTATCGCCAGGAGGGCCGCTTCGTCGAGGAAGTGCGCCTGACCAACGTCCCCGGCTTCCTCTATGCCGAGGGGCTGACGGCCGAAGTCGAGGGCCTCGGAGAGATCGTCGTCGACGTCGCCTATGGCGGCAACTTCTACGCCATCGTCGAGCCGCAGAAGAATTTTCGCGATATGGCCGACCACACGGCCGGCGAACTGATCGGCTGGAGCCCGAAACTGCGCGCCGCCTTGAACGCGAAGTACGAGTTCGTGCATCCCGAGCATCCGGAGATCAAGGGGCTCAGCCACATCCAGTGGACGGGCAAACCGACGCAAGCCGAGGCGCATGCCCGCAACGCCGTGTTCTACGGCGAGAAGGCCATCGACCGCTCGCCATGCGGCACCGGTACGTCGGCGCGCATGGCGCAGCTTGCCGCCAAGGGCAAGCTGAAGGTCGGCGACGAATTTGTGCATGAATCGATCATCGGCTCGCTGTTCAAGGGTCGGGTCGAGGCCGCGACCAAAGTCGCCGACCGCGACGCCATCATCCCCTCCATCGCCGGATGGGCGCGCATGACCGGGATCAACACGATCTTCATCGATGATCGCGATCCCTTCGCCCACGGCTTCGTCGTAAAATGA
- a CDS encoding NAD(P)/FAD-dependent oxidoreductase: MKDAAQPDVIVIGAGVVGLSAAIAAQAGGLSVTVLDREGPAAGASAGNAGAFAFTDILPLASPGILKKAPKWLLDPLGPLSIPPAYAAQIAPWMFRFWRACSPKRVAHSTAAQTAMMDLSKVELEPFLAATGTLPMLRKDGNLQVYESEAELKASLPGWRARADHGIEFRHMGAAEMAEIQPGLAPRFTHGTFTPGWFSIADPKLYTLALAEHFRAKGGAIERADVTALAPIDGGVEIRTTSGATRRAAQVVLAAGAFSHRIAKSLGESIPLETERGYNTTLPADAFDLRTQVTFGGHGFVVTRLSTGVRVGGAVELGGLQLPPNYRRSEAMLQKARTFLPGLKPEGGVQWMGFRPSLPDSLPAIGRARATSRVVYAFGHGHLGLTQSAGTARLVADLLTGQAPTIDIAPFSPQRF; this comes from the coding sequence ATGAAGGATGCAGCTCAACCTGACGTCATCGTCATCGGCGCCGGCGTTGTCGGCCTTTCCGCCGCGATAGCGGCCCAGGCAGGGGGGCTTTCGGTCACCGTGCTCGACCGGGAAGGCCCGGCAGCTGGAGCCTCGGCTGGAAACGCCGGGGCCTTCGCCTTCACCGACATCCTGCCGCTCGCCTCGCCCGGCATCCTCAAGAAGGCGCCGAAATGGCTGCTCGACCCGCTCGGGCCGCTGAGCATCCCGCCGGCCTACGCCGCGCAGATCGCGCCGTGGATGTTCCGTTTCTGGCGCGCCTGCTCGCCAAAGCGGGTGGCGCATTCGACGGCCGCCCAGACGGCGATGATGGACCTCTCCAAGGTCGAGCTGGAGCCGTTCCTTGCCGCAACCGGCACCCTGCCGATGCTGCGCAAGGATGGCAATCTTCAGGTCTATGAAAGCGAAGCCGAACTCAAGGCTTCGCTGCCCGGATGGCGGGCGCGTGCGGACCATGGCATCGAATTCCGCCATATGGGCGCAGCCGAGATGGCTGAGATCCAGCCGGGTCTGGCGCCCCGCTTCACCCATGGCACCTTTACGCCGGGCTGGTTTTCCATTGCCGACCCGAAGCTCTACACTCTGGCGCTGGCAGAACACTTCCGCGCCAAGGGCGGAGCGATCGAGCGCGCCGACGTTACGGCCCTGGCGCCAATCGATGGCGGCGTCGAAATTCGGACCACAAGTGGCGCGACGCGGCGGGCGGCACAGGTCGTGCTTGCGGCCGGTGCCTTCTCCCACCGGATTGCCAAATCTCTCGGCGAGAGCATCCCGCTCGAAACCGAGCGCGGCTACAACACCACGCTGCCGGCAGACGCCTTCGACTTGCGCACGCAGGTCACCTTCGGCGGTCATGGCTTCGTCGTCACCCGGCTGTCGACCGGTGTCCGTGTCGGCGGCGCAGTCGAGCTCGGCGGGTTGCAACTGCCGCCGAACTACCGCCGGTCCGAAGCCATGCTGCAGAAGGCACGAACCTTCCTGCCGGGACTCAAGCCCGAAGGTGGCGTGCAGTGGATGGGCTTCCGCCCGTCGCTGCCCGACAGCCTTCCGGCCATCGGCCGCGCCCGCGCGACATCGCGGGTCGTCTACGCTTTCGGTCACGGCCATCTCGGCCTGACCCAATCGGCGGGCACCGCCCGGCTTGTCGCGGATCTTTTGACCGGCCAGGCTCCGACGATTGACATCGCCCCCTTCTCGCCTCAACGGTTCTGA
- a CDS encoding amino acid ABC transporter ATP-binding protein, producing MIEIENVRKSFGPLEVLKGIDLTVKKGEVLTIIGGSGSGKSTLLTCINGLETIDGGRIVVDGTDVHAKATNLNKLRRKLGIVFQQFNAFPHLTVLENVMLAPRKVLGQSKAQAEAMAVKQLTHVGLGDKLSVYPNRMSGGQQQRMAIARALAMSPAYMLFDEVTSALDPQLVGEVLDTLRMLASEGMTMICVTHEMKFAREVSDRVAFFHKGVMAEIAPPEALFGAPKDPELQKFLAATH from the coding sequence ATGATTGAGATTGAAAACGTTCGCAAATCCTTCGGTCCGCTGGAAGTTCTGAAGGGTATCGACCTCACCGTGAAGAAGGGCGAAGTCCTGACCATCATCGGCGGCTCCGGTTCAGGTAAGTCAACGCTGCTAACCTGCATCAACGGGCTTGAGACCATAGACGGCGGACGAATCGTGGTCGACGGCACAGATGTGCACGCAAAAGCGACGAACCTCAACAAGCTGCGCCGTAAGCTCGGCATCGTCTTCCAGCAGTTCAACGCCTTCCCGCATCTGACCGTGCTCGAAAACGTCATGCTCGCCCCGCGCAAGGTGCTGGGCCAGTCGAAAGCCCAGGCTGAGGCCATGGCCGTAAAACAGCTCACTCATGTCGGCCTTGGCGACAAGCTTTCGGTCTATCCCAACCGCATGTCGGGCGGCCAGCAGCAGCGCATGGCGATTGCCCGCGCCCTTGCCATGTCGCCGGCCTACATGCTGTTCGACGAAGTGACCTCGGCGCTCGACCCGCAGCTCGTCGGCGAAGTGCTCGACACGCTGCGCATGCTCGCCTCCGAAGGCATGACGATGATCTGCGTCACCCACGAGATGAAGTTCGCCCGCGAAGTGTCCGATCGGGTGGCCTTCTTCCACAAGGGCGTGATGGCCGAGATCGCCCCGCCGGAAGCGCTGTTCGGCGCGCCGAAAGATCCGGAACTGCAGAAGTTCCTGGCAGCGACGCATTGA
- a CDS encoding amino acid ABC transporter permease, whose translation MFNTALTWSDLAFLAQGAAMTLAVTAVSVTAGTLLGILFGVIRVQAGPYWSAPLTFVLDVFRSVPLLIQLVLANAFQSIAKMGWGPFTTSCVVLSLYTAAYCTEIVRGGISSVPPTTRRAARSLGMTWWQDMRYIVAPLATRVSLPSWIGLTLGVMKDSALVLWLGLIELLRASQILVTRLQEPLFILLICGAIYFLISFPIARLGGYLEKRWSPND comes from the coding sequence ATGTTCAATACCGCCCTCACCTGGAGTGATCTCGCCTTCCTTGCACAGGGTGCGGCGATGACGCTCGCCGTCACCGCTGTTTCGGTTACCGCCGGTACGCTGCTCGGCATCCTCTTCGGGGTGATCCGCGTTCAAGCCGGCCCCTACTGGTCGGCGCCGCTGACCTTCGTGCTCGACGTGTTTCGCTCCGTTCCGCTCCTGATCCAGCTCGTGTTGGCCAATGCCTTCCAGTCCATCGCCAAAATGGGCTGGGGGCCGTTCACGACCTCTTGCGTGGTGCTGTCGCTCTACACGGCCGCCTATTGCACCGAGATCGTGCGCGGCGGCATCTCGTCGGTGCCGCCGACCACACGCCGCGCGGCACGCTCGCTGGGCATGACCTGGTGGCAGGACATGCGCTACATCGTGGCGCCGCTTGCCACCCGCGTTTCGCTTCCGTCCTGGATCGGCCTCACGCTCGGCGTCATGAAGGACTCGGCACTCGTGCTCTGGCTCGGTCTGATCGAGCTTCTGCGCGCCTCGCAGATTCTCGTCACCCGCCTGCAGGAACCGCTGTTCATTCTCCTGATCTGTGGTGCAATCTATTTCCTCATCAGCTTCCCCATCGCCCGGCTTGGTGGGTATCTCGAAAAACGGTGGTCCCCCAATGATTGA
- a CDS encoding amino acid ABC transporter permease, whose protein sequence is MFNYSFHWNQALKALPQMLDGALVTLQIALLSMLIGVICALALTGFRLSGNRILSGFATAWIEIARNTPALFQIYMAHFGLGNFGIHLSPYTALLVGIAFNNAGYLAENFRGALKAIPDTQTRAGRSLGMTALQAFRYIILPQMLRVAFLPTTNQMVWAILMTSLGVTVGMNTDLAGITQELNARSFRTFEFFALAAVIYYVIAKAVTLAARAIASRMFRY, encoded by the coding sequence ATGTTCAATTACTCCTTCCACTGGAACCAGGCGCTGAAAGCATTGCCGCAAATGCTTGACGGCGCGCTGGTCACGCTGCAGATCGCGCTGCTGTCGATGCTCATCGGCGTCATTTGCGCGCTCGCCCTGACCGGGTTCCGCCTGTCCGGCAATCGCATCCTCAGTGGCTTTGCCACCGCCTGGATCGAGATCGCGCGCAACACGCCCGCGCTGTTCCAGATCTACATGGCCCATTTCGGCCTCGGCAATTTCGGCATCCATCTGAGCCCCTACACGGCGCTGCTCGTCGGCATTGCCTTCAACAATGCGGGCTATCTGGCTGAAAACTTCCGCGGCGCCCTGAAAGCGATCCCGGATACGCAGACCCGTGCCGGCCGTTCGCTCGGCATGACGGCGCTGCAGGCCTTCCGCTACATCATCCTGCCGCAGATGCTGCGCGTCGCCTTCCTGCCGACCACCAACCAGATGGTCTGGGCAATCCTGATGACCTCACTCGGCGTCACCGTCGGCATGAACACCGACCTGGCCGGCATCACCCAGGAACTGAACGCCCGGTCCTTCCGCACCTTCGAATTCTTCGCCCTGGCAGCCGTGATCTACTACGTCATCGCCAAGGCCGTGACCCTCGCTGCCCGAGCAATCGCCTCGCGCATGTTCCGTTACTGA
- a CDS encoding ABC transporter substrate-binding protein, which produces MKTSVLAFGLVAATALTSPAHADKLDDIIGSGTLRCAVVLDFPPMGSRDENNNPVGFDVDYCNDLAKALGVTAEIVETPFPERIPALMSGRVDVGVASTSDTLERAKTVGMTVPYFAFEMAVTANDKTGIKSFEDMKGKVVGATAGTFEAIALEKQVKEWGAGEFRPYQTQADVFLALSQGQIDATVSTSTVAQANVKTGKFAGISVVGKAPFDIDYVALFTNREEYGLINYLNLFINQQVRTGRYAELYEKWVGGELPSLAVNGVYR; this is translated from the coding sequence ATGAAGACCTCGGTCCTAGCCTTCGGCCTCGTTGCCGCCACTGCTCTGACCAGCCCGGCCCACGCCGACAAGCTGGATGACATCATCGGCTCGGGTACGCTGCGTTGCGCAGTGGTTCTCGACTTCCCGCCGATGGGTTCTCGCGACGAGAACAACAATCCGGTCGGCTTCGACGTCGACTACTGCAACGACCTTGCCAAGGCGCTGGGCGTCACGGCCGAGATCGTCGAAACTCCCTTCCCCGAGCGCATTCCCGCGCTGATGTCCGGCCGCGTTGACGTCGGCGTCGCCTCGACCTCCGATACGCTCGAGCGTGCCAAGACCGTCGGCATGACCGTTCCCTACTTCGCCTTCGAAATGGCCGTTACCGCCAACGACAAGACCGGCATCAAGTCCTTCGAGGACATGAAGGGCAAGGTCGTCGGCGCCACCGCCGGCACCTTCGAAGCGATCGCGCTGGAAAAGCAGGTCAAGGAATGGGGTGCGGGCGAATTCCGTCCTTACCAGACGCAGGCCGACGTCTTCCTCGCGCTTAGCCAGGGCCAGATCGACGCAACGGTGTCGACCTCGACCGTGGCGCAGGCCAACGTGAAGACCGGCAAGTTCGCCGGTATCTCGGTTGTCGGCAAGGCGCCGTTCGACATCGACTACGTGGCTCTCTTCACCAACCGCGAAGAATACGGCCTCATCAACTACCTCAACCTCTTCATCAATCAGCAGGTCCGCACCGGCCGCTATGCCGAACTCTACGAGAAGTGGGTCGGCGGCGAACTGCCTTCGCTGGCGGTGAACGGCGTCTACCGCTAA